From one Microlunatus sp. Gsoil 973 genomic stretch:
- a CDS encoding Fur family transcriptional regulator produces MNQTAGVFRQFEQQLRGVSLRVTQPRLAVLTAVDANPHADTDSIITAVRRRLPGVSHQAVYDSLHVLTEAALLRKIQPAGLVARYESRVGDNHHHVVCRSCRRIDDVDCAVGAAPCMTPSDGHGYAIDETEVIHWGVCPECVAAQDSRTTDSQPLRKAKQRKDRHV; encoded by the coding sequence ATGAACCAGACTGCCGGTGTGTTCCGGCAGTTCGAGCAGCAGTTGCGGGGTGTGTCGCTTCGCGTCACCCAGCCGCGGCTCGCCGTGCTGACGGCCGTCGACGCCAACCCGCACGCCGACACCGATTCGATCATCACCGCAGTGCGTCGGCGACTTCCCGGTGTTTCGCACCAGGCGGTCTACGACTCCTTGCACGTGCTGACCGAAGCGGCGCTGTTGCGCAAGATCCAACCGGCCGGACTGGTGGCCCGTTACGAGTCGCGGGTCGGGGACAACCACCACCATGTGGTCTGCCGGTCGTGCCGCCGGATCGACGATGTCGACTGTGCGGTCGGCGCCGCTCCGTGCATGACGCCGTCGGACGGTCACGGCTACGCCATCGACGAGACCGAGGTCATCCACTGGGGTGTGTGCCCCGAGTGCGTGGCAGCACAGGATTCGAGAACAACCGACAGCCAACCGCTCAGGAAAGCGAAGCAAAGGAAGGATCGACATGTCTGA